The nucleotide window TGATACGGTCTGTCGGTCAAAAGACAGATCTGTCTTTGAGTCGCAAAAAGGTTCCGGCTCAGGTATGTTCCCTGTTGTATCCTTCAGATGTTTCATAAAATTTATAATTCTTGAAAGCCTTAACAGGGTAAGGGCTTCTATTCTTGATGTTGTGTCATTCAACGGCAGTGCCGTAGACCGCATCAGGCTAAAGCTTTTGGGCAGGATTTTTTTGTCCTTGCAAAGCTGGTAATCCAGACTTCCTGGTGCCGGATAATAAACAGAGAGTCCGGCCAGGGTTCTTTTTTGTGCCAGGTATAACAGATCTTCAAGAGAACTTTGTGCGGTCTGATCCGGTGCTGCCGCAATAATATATGAGACACATTCCAGACCATACTTTTGGGCAAGGTCAAGAGCGTTTTCAAAGGAGGCTCTTACATCCCGGCGTTTGAATTTTTTCAATTGTTCTTTTGATGTTGATCCCAGAGAAAGATTAAGGGTTTTAAATCCCGCTTGTTTCATCAAAGAGACGGTTTCCTCATCAATGGCAGGGGGGTACAGGCCGTTCATAGCCCGAAGTTCGATATTTTTTTCTGCAACCAGGTGTTTTATTTTCGAGAAAAGCTCAACAAACCATTGTTTGTTCAGGCATAAATTTTCATCTTCAAAATCCATAAACCCGACATCATGATTTTTTGTCTGCATTTCAAGCTCTTTGATCACATCCTCAACGGTTCTTTGCCGGAAGGGGGCATGGGAGGATGCAGCGGATACGGAACAATAGGAACACTGCATAGGGCATCCCCTGCTTGAAACAACAATCGTTGCCCGCCTGTTTTTTCTTTGGTAAAAATTATAATTGATCAGGTTCATGGCAGGGACAGGAAGGCTGTTAAGGTTTTTCATCCAGGATGGGGGTGATATGAACACGGAATTATCCTTTTTAAAGGCAATTCCTGGGATTTGTTCTAAATCTGAATTGGTTTTTAACGCTTCACACAGCAGTCCCATGCTGGTTTCACCTTCTCCTTGCAGCACAAAATCAACAGCGCTGCAATTTAA belongs to Desulfobacula toluolica Tol2 and includes:
- a CDS encoding B12-binding domain-containing radical SAM protein gives rise to the protein MNPSKVILVQPPIEDFYLTKKRTLPYGLASIAACIKKRGFDVEILDALATGKSKTIEYPEEFSYLKPFYGQKDVSAFSLFHEFRHFGYSYEHIGTKIREKEPFLVGISSLFTAYCNQALKTAQIIKKFYPQCKIVLGGHHPTMFPEKTLNCSAVDFVLQGEGETSMGLLCEALKTNSDLEQIPGIAFKKDNSVFISPPSWMKNLNSLPVPAMNLINYNFYQRKNRRATIVVSSRGCPMQCSYCSVSAASSHAPFRQRTVEDVIKELEMQTKNHDVGFMDFEDENLCLNKQWFVELFSKIKHLVAEKNIELRAMNGLYPPAIDEETVSLMKQAGFKTLNLSLGSTSKEQLKKFKRRDVRASFENALDLAQKYGLECVSYIIAAAPDQTAQSSLEDLLYLAQKRTLAGLSVYYPAPGSLDYQLCKDKKILPKSFSLMRSTALPLNDTTSRIEALTLLRLSRIINFMKHLKDTTGNIPEPEPFCDSKTDLSFDRQTVSQKLLQWFLQDGKIRGIDAGGKIYTHTADSSLTQQFIERIKTLTVAGVK